A genomic window from Nitrososphaerales archaeon includes:
- the tatC gene encoding twin-arginine translocase subunit TatC, with amino-acid sequence MSKEMTMLEHLEELRSRLIKIMVALIVIFAIVFSFRIQEYRIGEFSFPFLYPDIYNNFAMQFVNKIKADVVPEYVQIIVTTPQQAFLSAVYIAIFLSIIIGMPVIIYEIGAFVNPALYPHERRLILTILGPATALFISGCLFSYTFVIPWAFAFLYRYALSFEAMTTITLDSLISFVLLFLFAFGIAFQLPIIMYLLTKMGVVEPSFWKNNFRVAIVIIVIFGAIITPDGSGITMWFIALPMLLLYSAGYLFIKYRVKGKVSTS; translated from the coding sequence GTGTCTAAAGAGATGACGATGTTGGAACATCTGGAAGAATTGAGAAGTAGATTGATAAAGATAATGGTAGCATTGATCGTCATCTTTGCCATCGTCTTTAGTTTTAGAATTCAAGAGTATAGGATTGGGGAATTCTCCTTCCCCTTCCTCTATCCCGATATCTATAACAACTTTGCTATGCAATTTGTGAATAAGATCAAAGCAGATGTAGTCCCCGAATACGTCCAAATAATCGTAACTACGCCTCAACAGGCATTTCTATCGGCGGTTTACATCGCGATCTTCCTAAGTATCATAATCGGTATGCCCGTCATAATTTATGAAATAGGTGCATTTGTGAATCCCGCATTATATCCCCATGAGAGGAGGCTGATCCTCACGATACTGGGCCCAGCTACCGCCCTATTTATCTCTGGCTGCTTATTCTCATATACGTTCGTAATACCATGGGCATTCGCCTTCCTCTACCGTTATGCCCTCAGCTTTGAAGCTATGACCACGATAACCTTGGACAGCCTTATCAGCTTCGTCCTTCTATTCCTTTTTGCATTCGGCATCGCATTTCAATTACCTATAATCATGTACCTATTGACGAAGATGGGTGTTGTAGAGCCCAGTTTTTGGAAGAATAACTTTCGAGTAGCGATCGTAATCATCGTAATCTTTGGAGCGATCATCACGCCAGATGGTAGTGGTATAACTATGTGGTTTATTGCTTTACCAATGCTCCTACTCTATAGCGCTGGTTATCTCTTCATAAAGTATAGAGTAAAGGGGAAGGTATCCACATCTTAG